Genomic DNA from Paenibacillus donghaensis:
TGATCGGTCTGATGATGCTGCGGCTGGTCAGCAGGTAGGCTATCAGCAGTGCGGCCGCAATACATCCGGCGGTGAATAGCAGTGTCAGGTTGCGGATTTCCGTTGCCGCCGCCATATAATCCTTGTAGTTGGCCGTGGAGGCTACCATCCAGTTGCCTGCAGGCTGAAAAGCAACGTATTTGTAGACCCCTTCATAGGTATAGAATCCGCTGGAGGTCTCCCCGGCCTTCATCTGCTGCACCAATTCGTTCAACTCTTGATTGCTGTCATCGTCCAGATTCTCCTGCAGAATCTTGCCCTTCTCCGGGTGGTAGACGATCAAGCCGTTAGGGTCGACCATATAAGCATAGCCGTGTTCGCCAATCTTGACCTGTGCCGCGGGCTCCGAGAGAGTGTCGAACACGATCGTACCGATCAGCACGCCGGTCACCTCCCCGTTCAGCCGCAGCGGCTGGGCAATGGCTACCACATGATGGCCGCTGTCCTTGGACACGATCACTTCACTGACAGCCTCCGTACCGGACTTGGCCTGCTGGAAATAATCACGGTCCTGCACACTAAGCTGCGGTGCTTCACTGCTGCTTGTGAGCAGTGCCTTCCCCTGTGTGTCGGCAAGGATCAGGGACTCGAGCAGACCCTTGTTGTCTTTCTGAACATCAGATATGTATTGATAAGCGCTGTTCTTTACCTTACCATCGGCAGGTGTGGCTGTATACCCGGCTAATGTATTATTTTGGGCCGCAATTCTAAGGTAGTTGCTGACCTTCTCCAGGGCATCGTCGACAGCTCTTGCTGTGGAGCCGGTAGTTTCCCGCAGCTCCTCTTCAATGGTCGTCTGCAACGCCCGGGAAGCCAGATTATGCGAAATGATGCCAGATACCGTCAGAGGTATCCCTATGATTAACAATAGAAAAATACTAATTTTAACTTTCAAACTTAATTTCACCATGAACTCTCCTTTATTTCACATAAGCCAATGACCTGTCATTAAAACGGCTGCGGCTGCTTCAACCTTTTGCTGACAAACATCGTATTGCGGATCATCTCTGCACGGTCCGAGCAGCAGCGGATCAGATACAGCCCCCTCCCCCCCTCTTCCAGAAGCTGGAGCGGATCGATGGTTTCCGGGATACGGATCTGCTCCGTTCCGTCTCCGCAATCCTGCACCTGCAGATGGAGCTGGCCGTCCTGCAGAATGTAACGAATGCTGATCGGTTTCTTGCAGTCACATAAATTCCCGTGCAAATAGGCATTCGTTACAGCTTCTACCAGGATAAGCTTTACGTCAAAGGCATCCGCTTCGATTCTCATATCTTGAATAATCTGGTCAATAATGCCTTGATGCTGGTCCAAACCGTACAAGACCACTTCATTCTGAACTACTTCCATATTTCCCTCCTAATCTACTTAATCTTCAGACTCAGCCAGGTACAATCATCCTGCAGCGCGTTAAGGCAGATTCTGTTGACTAAATAATTGTAGTCCAGGCATAATTCATCACTGTTGAACAAAAGATCCATCCCGTCACTGTAGAAACAAAATGTATCACCGGATTGGAAGGGGAGTGTAATCTGATCAAACTCACTGTTCTCAAACATCCCCAGCGGGGCGCCTTTGACCGTCATCTTCTGCACCTTATGCCCTTGCGGCACATACAGGAATTCATTGATTCCGGCTCCCGCCGCCTGCAGCCGGCCCATGCTGAAATCCAGATGAAAGCAGCAGACCGCTGTATAATCCTCGCCCAGAAACTGCATCGCCTTGCGGTTCAGTTCCTGCAGCACCTGCACTGGTTCGGTGTAATGCAGCAGACTGCCGGAGAACAGCACCTTCAGCGCTGAGATATTCAGCGCAGCGGTTATGCCCTTGCCGGTTACATCGCCGATCATGCCGATCACCCGCTGCTCATCCAGCTTTTGAAAAATAAAAAAATCTCCGCTCAGCGCCGCAGCCGGAATATAGAGCTTGTCCAGCACGGCTCTCTGCTCCAGCGGGAATGCGACGGCATGACGATGCTCCTGAAGCTTCACCGCGCTGGCAATCTCCTTCTTGCTCTCCGTAATGTCCCTGAACACCAGCTGCAGTGCCTTCGTCTCTTCATACATAATAGGAGCCCCGGAAATTTCCAGATCATAAATGCAGCCGTCATATCTTACGAACCGCTGCTCGATCCGAAAGCAATCCTTGCCGGTCATTCCCCGGGAACGCAGACTGTTATATTCCGCGCTGCTGATATCCTCTTCACTGAAATAAGCGCCGATGCTCTGGCCAAGCAGCTCATTGCGCGGTTTGCCGAACATCACTTCACTTTGCCTGTTGGCGAACAGAATCGTACCCCCGCTGTATACCAGAATAGCTTCCGGACACAGCTCCACTAGGTCGCGGTATCTCTCCTCGCTCTCCTTCAGCCTATTCTCCGACCTTACCCGGTCACTGATATCATGGATTACTGTGTAAATGTTCAGACTGCCAAGCAGTGTGATTAGGCCTGTATGGATCTCCACATCAATAATTTGGCCGCTGGCTGTCTGGTGCCGTTCCTTAAACACACGGTTCTTTTGCATCCCTCCTCCGCCTGCCGCCAGGGCTTGCTTCAGGAAATGACCCAGTCCTCTCTCCGTTTCCAGGCAGTTCAGATCCGCAATCTGCAGCTTTCTGAATTCGCGCAGCTCATAACCATAGAACAGACATGCCGCTCTGTTCGCATCACGGATGGTACCGGTCTCCGGGTTCACAACCAATGTGATTAGATGGTTATTCTCATAGATACAGCCATAATGCTCCATACACTGCGAAGGGCTGGGGGAGGAATGCTGATTCTTGCACACGATATCCTTCGACATCACTACGATCCTCTCTGTCTTCTCTGGTTCTATACGTCTTCCGTCCATTATATTCGTTTTAAAAAAACAAGGCCGTGAATTTCGACACATTCAGACAAGTAGAAACGGACGCCGTCCTCTGAAAGAGGCGGCGTCCGTTTCTGCGAGAAATAGAAGGATAAATTATAGCGTGCACATATAAATTCTTATATTTCAAAAAAAACCAATCTGCATCATGACAAGGTCATGAACATGCAGATTGGCAGTTGCTGTGCGCAAGGCTACAGCTCAGTCAGAATCACCGTTCCATGCGGAGTGATAGCCAGGGTATGCTCATATTGTGCCGACAATCCGCCGTCAATCGTCCGCGCAGTCCACCCATCGGCATCTACCTTCGTCCGGTGGCTGCCGGTATTTAGCATCGGCTCAATGGTAAATACCATCCCTTCCTTGAGCCGCGGCCCTTTGCCTGCAGGACCGTAATGCGGGACTTCCGGCGCTTCATGCATCTCCGAGCCAATGCCATGGCCAATGAAGTCACGTACGACGGAGAAGCCGTTCGATTCGGCATACACCTGGATGGCATGGGCCACATCACCGATCCGGTTGCCGGTAACCGCCTGCTCAATGCCCTTGAACAGCGATTCCTTGGTCGTCTGCAGCAGCTTGTCGGCTTGCTCGCTGATGGTGCCTACACTGTAGGACCAGGCGGAATCCGCCAGCCAGCCGTTCAGGTTCACTACCATATCAATGGTCACGATATCCCCGTCCTTCAGCTGCTCATGCTTCGGGAAGCCGTGACAGATTACATCGTTCACCGACGCACAGGTGGCATAAGGATACCCGTGGTATCCCTTCTGTTCAGGGGTTGCTCCCTGGGACAATATAAATTTCTCCGCGAACTGGTCGATTTCCCAGGTGGTGATGCCGGGCTTAATCAGCTGAGCGATTTCCCGGTGGCAGGCGGCAAGAATCTTGCCCGCTGCGCGCATCTTCTCAATTTGTTCCATGGTCTTCATGATGATCATAAGTATCGCCTCTTCTGTACAGAGCGCACCTTGTTATCCGGAGATGGCTCTTTGTATAATTTGATAACACTTTATATATTATGTTGTAAAACCACCAAAAAACCAAATTTTTTAAAGAAACCTTTCCTTTTTTCATGTAAAAAGAGTGCCCCTCTGCCGTTATCGGCTCAAAGGACACCCCTGTGATTCAACTCCGGCTCGGCCGGCCCTTAGTACTAATGATGGAAATTAAGACCGGAGCTGACAGCCTCCACATATCCGCTGCGGATAACAAAGTCGCCAAAATGCTCATCCAGCAGGCGTTCCTTCGCATACCGGTGCAGAATCGGAGTCAATGTCTCCACAATCTCCTCTTCGCCGATGCTTTCTTTGTAGAGTTTGTTCAGCCGGTCACCCGTAAACCCGGCCCCCATATACATATTGTATTTGCCGGGAGATTTGCCGATAAAAGAAATCTCGCCCAGCGCCGGGCGGGCACAGCCATTGGGGCAGCCCGTCATGCGGATCACAATTTCCTTGTCCCGCAGCCCGGCCTCATCAATGATCAGCTCCAGCTTATCCACCAGGGAAGGCAGATAACGTTCGGCCTCAGCCATTGCCAATCCGCAGGTTGGCAGCGCTACACAGGACATGGAGCTTCTCCGCAGGGCGGAGAGGTGGGCGCCGTCCGTCAGCCCGTATGCCTTCGCCAGTTCAACCACCTTGCGTTTCTTGGCGTTGCTCACATTGGCAATCATCACATTCTGATTCGGAGTCAGCCGGAAATCACCGCTGTGAATCTTGGCAATCTCACGCAGACCGGTCATCAGCTTGTAGTCGCCTTGGTCATGAATCCGCCCGCTCTGCACGTACAGGGTCAGATTCCATTTGCCGTTGATGCCCTTCACCCAGCCGTAACGGTCGCCGTTGTGGTCGAAATGATAGTCGCGGGCGGCTTCCAGCTGCCAGCCAAGCCGCTCCTGCAGTTCCTCCTTGAACCACTCCAGCCCATGCCGGTCAATCGTATACTTGAAGCGCGCATTCTTGCGGACCGATCGGTTGCCGTAATCGCGCTGGATCGTGACCGTCTTCTCCGCCAGATCAATCAGCTGCTCCGGACGGCAGAAGCCGATGATCCGGCCCAACTGCGGATAAGTGCTGGTATCACCGTGGGTCATGCCCATTCCGCCGCCTGCCGTCACATTGAATCCGGCCAGCTTGCCTTCTTCCAGAATGGCGATGAAGCCCAGATCCTGCGAGAACACATCCACGTCATTGGAGGGCGGCACAGCCAGGCCGATCTTGAATTTGCGCGGCAGGTAGACCGGACCGTAGATCGGCTCTACCTCTGCTTGTTCCTGGAGACTGTCGACTACCTTCTCGCCGTCCAGCCAGATTTCATGGTAAGCCGGAGTCCGCGGCGAGAGGTGGTCGCTGACCTTGCGTGCCCATTCATAGACTTCGGCATGCACCTCGGACTGGTAAGGGTTAGGATTGCTCATCACATTACGATTCACGTCGCCGCAGGCTGCGAGGGTTGTCATCAAGGTGTCGTTGATGCTTTTAATGGTTTTTTTGAGGTTCCATTTGAGCACACCATGCATTTGAAAAGCCTGCCGCGTAGTTACCCGCAATGTACCGTTGCCGTATCGCTGAGCCAAGTCGTCCATGACCAGCCACTGCGCCGGAGTAGCCACGCCGCCTGGAGCCACGATACGCAGCATGAACTGAAATGCCGGCTCCAGCTTCTGCCGTTCGCGTTCATTACGCAGATCACGGTCATCCTGCATATAACTTCCGTGGAACTTCAGCAGACGGTTATCGTCTTCCGGCAGCCCGCCGGTAATCGGATTGCTTAGCGTTTCGACCAACGCCCCCCGCAGATAATTGCTGTCCAGCTTAATATGCTCCACATCGCTTGGAGGCCCGCCGATCGGCTTAGCCTTCTCTTTGTCTGCCATTGTGCAATCTCCTTCCGAAGTCATTCCCTGACTGTTATCTATATTCAATAGACATCACGCTGGTAGCGCTGTGCCTGTTGCATGTTCTCCAAATACTGCGCTGCTTCCTCGGCACTCACGCCGCCTTCCTCCTGGATCACGGTGACCAGCGCGCTGTGAACATCATGCGCCATATGCTTCTCATCTCCGCAGATGTACACATGGGCGCCGTCCTGCAGCCATTGGTACAGCTCACGGCTGTTCTCCAGAATGCGGTGCTGAACGTACACCTTCTCTTCCGTATCGCGGGAGAAAGCCACATCCAGCTTGCTGAGTACGCCGGCTTTCAGCATTCGCTGCCAGTCGGTCTGGTAGAGGAAATCCGTCACGAAATGACGGTCGCCATAGAACAGCCAGCTCGGTCCCTGGACTCCCAGCTCTTCCCGTTCCTCCAGGAAAGAGCGGAACGGGGCTACACCTGTACCCGGCCCAATCATAATAACAGGCACCTCGGGACTTGCCGGCAGCTTGAAGTTCGGATTGTGCTGGATGTAGATCGGCAGGCTGTCTCCGGGCTGAACCCGCTCTGCGCAGTGCACCGAGCATACGCCGTAGCGGTCGCGGCCATGAGCCTCATAACGCACGGCTCTGACAGTGAAATGCACCTCTTCCGGATTGGCCTTGCAACTGCTGGCTATGGAATATAGCCTTGCCGGCAGCTTGCGCAGAATCGTTACCAGGCTGCTGGCGGGAACGTCCCAGGGAGCGAAATCCTGCAGCAGATCCAGCAGATCGCGTCCTTTGATATATTCCTTAAGCTCCTCCCTCGACTCCGGGGTCACCAGGCGCTGAAGTTCAGGTGCAATGTGAAGCTGCGCCGCCTGTTCCA
This window encodes:
- a CDS encoding ATP-binding protein; translation: MEVVQNEVVLYGLDQHQGIIDQIIQDMRIEADAFDVKLILVEAVTNAYLHGNLCDCKKPISIRYILQDGQLHLQVQDCGDGTEQIRIPETIDPLQLLEEGGRGLYLIRCCSDRAEMIRNTMFVSKRLKQPQPF
- the map gene encoding type I methionyl aminopeptidase; this encodes MIIMKTMEQIEKMRAAGKILAACHREIAQLIKPGITTWEIDQFAEKFILSQGATPEQKGYHGYPYATCASVNDVICHGFPKHEQLKDGDIVTIDMVVNLNGWLADSAWSYSVGTISEQADKLLQTTKESLFKGIEQAVTGNRIGDVAHAIQVYAESNGFSVVRDFIGHGIGSEMHEAPEVPHYGPAGKGPRLKEGMVFTIEPMLNTGSHRTKVDADGWTARTIDGGLSAQYEHTLAITPHGTVILTEL
- the cysI gene encoding assimilatory sulfite reductase (NADPH) hemoprotein subunit, which codes for MADKEKAKPIGGPPSDVEHIKLDSNYLRGALVETLSNPITGGLPEDDNRLLKFHGSYMQDDRDLRNERERQKLEPAFQFMLRIVAPGGVATPAQWLVMDDLAQRYGNGTLRVTTRQAFQMHGVLKWNLKKTIKSINDTLMTTLAACGDVNRNVMSNPNPYQSEVHAEVYEWARKVSDHLSPRTPAYHEIWLDGEKVVDSLQEQAEVEPIYGPVYLPRKFKIGLAVPPSNDVDVFSQDLGFIAILEEGKLAGFNVTAGGGMGMTHGDTSTYPQLGRIIGFCRPEQLIDLAEKTVTIQRDYGNRSVRKNARFKYTIDRHGLEWFKEELQERLGWQLEAARDYHFDHNGDRYGWVKGINGKWNLTLYVQSGRIHDQGDYKLMTGLREIAKIHSGDFRLTPNQNVMIANVSNAKKRKVVELAKAYGLTDGAHLSALRRSSMSCVALPTCGLAMAEAERYLPSLVDKLELIIDEAGLRDKEIVIRMTGCPNGCARPALGEISFIGKSPGKYNMYMGAGFTGDRLNKLYKESIGEEEIVETLTPILHRYAKERLLDEHFGDFVIRSGYVEAVSSGLNFHH
- a CDS encoding PAS domain S-box protein, with protein sequence MSKDIVCKNQHSSPSPSQCMEHYGCIYENNHLITLVVNPETGTIRDANRAACLFYGYELREFRKLQIADLNCLETERGLGHFLKQALAAGGGGMQKNRVFKERHQTASGQIIDVEIHTGLITLLGSLNIYTVIHDISDRVRSENRLKESEERYRDLVELCPEAILVYSGGTILFANRQSEVMFGKPRNELLGQSIGAYFSEEDISSAEYNSLRSRGMTGKDCFRIEQRFVRYDGCIYDLEISGAPIMYEETKALQLVFRDITESKKEIASAVKLQEHRHAVAFPLEQRAVLDKLYIPAAALSGDFFIFQKLDEQRVIGMIGDVTGKGITAALNISALKVLFSGSLLHYTEPVQVLQELNRKAMQFLGEDYTAVCCFHLDFSMGRLQAAGAGINEFLYVPQGHKVQKMTVKGAPLGMFENSEFDQITLPFQSGDTFCFYSDGMDLLFNSDELCLDYNYLVNRICLNALQDDCTWLSLKIK